From the Mangifera indica cultivar Alphonso chromosome 10, CATAS_Mindica_2.1, whole genome shotgun sequence genome, one window contains:
- the LOC123228012 gene encoding uncharacterized protein LOC123228012 produces MLDIWSWICGLPYSTAWAESESPLIFTLASSSRSQDDSTQAIQLRAEMTLGSDSERLVIFKVYTQGFDLDDSQKTLWVSDACTLSSDKPFLPLFLQLLHEIITHSPTAQNSTCPRSQLQKLNPDPVAWIMDSHSPESFSSFFDLVFLMRLFWLCAFDAPSLVGSLYFSTTLGPNIEALTCKHAPVLRTFLKLVGVDAELCFMRTLGYMLAKWLILRELGVGLQAVTPVPRQHLGFAYATEAHGFWILKGYAPISAMKQTRSNGNTSFKFPIMEAKESVLRYALAHQQLEAVLQLEYSVEFHDGYIQVNARVDNLRFHVAKLGFNKNEDLEYADERHFPTRIRVWVGPEVGCNYVAGLSLGRSTNNGEREIEMQRNLNSNYGNSKIPKVKARARMTTKTKTKNWRWDQDVEGNAGVFDAVLCDNTTGREMATCNGGSGNSSLRNRYMGGNRPFTKTGGLVFARDEYGEGVGWRLSREMEGSVLKWRIGGQVWLSYWPNNVTSSYRETRLVEWCDEVDLPLISGK; encoded by the coding sequence ATGCTGGATATTTGGTCATGGATATGTGGCCTACCCTACTCTACTGCGTGGGCCGAGTCAGAGTCTCCACTCATCTTTACACTGGCGAGCTCATCTAGGAGTCAGGATGACTCAACTCAAGCGATTCAGCTCAGAGCTGAGATGACCTTGGGGTCCGACTCGGAACGTCTGGTGATCTTCAAAGTTTACACTCAGGGCTTTGACCTTGATGACTCTCAAAAGACTCTATGGGTTTCCGACGCCTGTACTCTCTCTTCAGACAAACCATTCCTCCCGCTGTTTCTCCAGCTCCTCCACGAAATCATCACCCACTCACCTACCGCGCAGAATAGCACCTGCCCCCGTTCTCAGCTTCAAAAACTCAACCCCGACCCGGTTGCATGGATAATGGATTCGCACTCCCCGGAATCTTTCTCAAGTTTCTTCGATTTAGTCTTTCTCATGCGTCTTTTCTGGTTATGTGCGTTTGACGCTCCGAGTTTAGTTGGTTCACTTTACTTCAGTACTACTTTGGGTCCGAACATTGAGGCGTTAACCTGCAAGCACGCGCCGGTGCTGCGAACCTTTTTGAAATTAGTCGGCGTTGATGCGGAGTTGTGTTTTATGCGCACTCTGGGGTACATGCTAGCAAAATGGTTGATTTTGAGAGAGTTGGGCGTAGGTTTACAGGCGGTAACGCCCGTGCCACGTCAGCATCTCGGGTTCGCTTATGCCACGGAGGCACATGGTTTCTGGATTTTAAAAGGATACGCGCCGATTTCCGCCATGAAACAGACGCGCTCCAACGGAAATACCAGTTTTAAGTTCCCGATCATGGAAGCTAAAGAATCCGTTCTTAGATACGCCTTGGCTCACCAACAGCTTGAGGCTGTCCTTCAGCTGGAATACTCCGTGGAATTTCACGATGGCTATATTCAGGTGAATGCACGCGTCGACAATCTACGCTTCCACGTGGCGAAATTAGGGTTTAATAAAAACGAAGACTTAGAATACGCAGATGAAAGACATTTCCCGACAAGGATACGGGTTTGGGTCGGGCCAGAAGTCGGGTGCAATTACGTGGCTGGGTTGAGCTTAGGCCGGTCAACGAACAACGGCgagagagaaattgaaatgCAGAGGAATCTAAATAGCAATTACGGAAATTCAAAGATTCCGAAGGTGAAAGCTCGGGCAAGGATGACAACAAAGACGAAGACGAAAAACTGGAGGTGGGATCAGGATGTTGAAGGAAACGCTGGCGTTTTCGATGCAGTTTTGTGCGACAATACGACTGGTCGAGAAATGGCCACGTGTAATGGAGGCAGTGGCAACAGTAGCCTTAGAAATAGATACATGGGAGGAAATAGGCCATTTACGAAAACGGGTGGGCTGGTTTTTGCAAGAGATGAATATGGAGAGGGAGTGGGATGGAGATTAAGCAGAGAAATGGAAGGGAGTGTGCTGAAATGGAGAATTGGAGGGCAGGTTTGGTTAAGTTATTGGCCTAATAATGTCACGAGTTCTTATCGTGAAACTAGGCTTGTGGAGTGGTGCGACGAGGTTGATTTGCCTTTAATTTCTGGAAAATAA